DNA sequence from the Trypanosoma brucei gambiense DAL972 chromosome 9, complete sequence genome:
tttttttctctattctTCCGTAACTATGGGAGAACagctgtaaataaatatatatatatatatgtagtaTATATCAGGCAATGCACCTGAGCACTACAAGGCTACACTGATATATTCCCTATAAGTTTGCGAAATAGGTGTAAAATCCCCGCCGCGTACCGTAATTCAGGGCGGatgaaaacacacaaaagaaaactacTGATTTCACGTTTACTTTCCGCATGCAGCAacgcaaaataaaagaaaacaataagaaaCGAGCAATAAAATGTGGGAAAGAAAGTTAATGGCGTATACATTAGGTAAATTTCACAACATGAGCAACCAATAACAGGTGACAACAGCAGTAAAGTAATACTCCGTTCCCACTCCTAATACAAAGTAACGAGACTCAGAATGTGGTGAACGAAGGGCAGAGGGGGCAAAAACGCTGTCAAACAAGAATAAAGGAAGGataaaactttttttttttataaaaaggGGAGAGCAAGGGAGAACAACCATATagaaagaagataataatgataacaataaataataattatttatttatttttttttttttgggggggggaagggcaGCGCTGCGTAGCAGGTAGCCTATGTGTAACTTTCCATTTGAAAAGAAGTTCCGCTATCATAAGTGAATCAAAGTACACATGGCACCTAAGGAACCACGCCCCTCCCTCTCGTGTAAAATAGTCATGTGAATTGGAAATAATAAGACTGTACACGCGGCGCAGTGGaatattttctttggttAATTTGCTCTCCTCTTCGTTTGtactttcttgttgttgctgttgtttttttttttgcttctttttttccgtaCAAATTCtactttcctccctttccacttCAGGAACCCCATGTATGATAGTGATGTCGTAgtactttctttgtttttttttcccctccctgtCAACCTCCAGCGTACACACGGTATTTCACCCGTCACTGACCTCCTTCCCAAAAATTATTGCCAGAGTGTTTGTGAAAcaacggagaaaaaaaaagaggtatcATATCCTGACAGTGGCCATATTGTCGTGGACACCGTTATGTAAAGGGTCATGGTTGCATggtgaagcaaaaaaaaaaaagatgagaagacaaaaagtaaTCAACAGAATGAATAAAAGGAAGTCGGTAACCATGGGGAAATACCGGCTGTTGATTGGAAGAAACACAGATGATAATTATTTGAGTAACGACTTAACTACCCCCCGCCCGTTCATTTCAGCAAAGGGTAGTTTGTGTAACTGACACCATCCTTCAGGATTCTAGAAATTGTTAAAGCAATATACGACATCCAAAAAATCACAAAGAACAAAATCTCACCACGCATCCAATACCGTGGCACAAACAGCATCGAGAAACTCACAAGGGTCGCTAGCACTGCAGCTGCCATACCACCAAGTACCATTCTGTTGAGCCCTGAGAAGTTACGGGAAAATGGACTCTCAAATTGAGTGTGGAAAAGAGCAGGATCATGCTGACACGTGAGTAGAGAAACGGCATCCTGTTTCTGTCCATCAAAGAAATTTTGTTGCCACCAGCGGCGCAGTGCGATTCGCACCACATCAAACGTGGCCGGTCCCCATTCCCCAGTTAGTAGAAAGTCCACAAAATGGGGGTCGCTTCCAGCGTACAACCTGGAAAGTGAAATTCCCAGTTCAACCCACATATGCTTACATCTCTCTACGCTGCAATGAAACTCACCATTCCCTCGCGCTCCGTCACTTCCATCATCCTCATCTTCATACTCATCCTCATCGTCACTGAGGTTCATTTCTTCCCCATGCCCAAGTACATACCTAATCATCTGAGGAAGAATGTTAATAGCAATCATGGACTGAACAAGGTTTGTCCGATCCAAGCAATCCAAACAGTTCACCCGAACGTAATGTTTCTGCTGGTGGACAAGAACCAACTCGCAAGTCGCCCCGTCAGCATCAGCGGTGCTGGGAACAGATGGAGGCGATGACCCACTCGATGGAGACGGATGTCCTTCATTGCTAAACTTCCAAAAATCTACGAACTGCGATCCACCTTCGTTTTTCCTATTTAGCAGAGTATCAACTTCCATTCGCATTAAGTTGTAAGGCGCATTTTTAGCCCTCCGTTCCTTTACGTTGTATTTTGTATAATAAACGTCAACGGGCCTTGAGAGAGCGCCATTCCCTTCACGAAGTTTTAATGCCGCTGCTTCGAACGCCTTTGAAATTGGCAACTCGGCTTTGCTAAGCGACGTGGTGTCAAGACAATGGATAGATGTCATCCCATCGAATAAAGCCAAAAGGGCATTTAAATGCAAGACCAGTTCATCAACCCCTGACGATGGCGAAGATATGGTAATCGTGGGGATGAATGTTAAATTCGCTGGCTGACTCCAGCAACGAGGCACAGAACCACGAAGAATGGTAAAGGCTGCCACGCGCTGCTTTTCATTAGCGGCCTTATCCCCCTCGTTTCCCGACGCTAAAGGAAAGACCCAAAGCGTTGATGCAGAAAAGTTCGCTGCA
Encoded proteins:
- a CDS encoding synaptojanin (N-terminal domain), putative, whose product is MSLGDFFGNIVIDGESASFVPNDDSYPRLIWNLERQCFVLPSNVAADDAVSHVSKDSEKAVCDVVDDGVMSDASSSGFEDFTPVRCIPCYALFGVLRIGSASILLYVSERERVTTITIGETHDVFAVKQLSWLRLPETASDLSVNKSGDGDDGGSGEKDEASASQGSSQSHAREEMVLEYCRVVDSFCAQSEQHCGASYFYYSPTANLTLEPGDVVKGMKEVLTPSLNGSSVKGGGAFSLAISSEGQISQRVVFQWNSPLLGAFDEVVASLNCDYHVYVPAFIRGIVEATTSPEEGVQMLLINRLSYRWAGTRYNRRGLDNAGSGIAANFSASTLWVFPLASGNEGDKAANEKQRVAAFTILRGSVPRCWSQPANLTFIPTITISSPSSGVDELVLHLNALLALFDGMTSIHCLDTTSLSKAELPISKAFEAAALKLREGNGALSRPVDVYYTKYNVKERRAKNAPYNLMRMEVDTLLNRKNEGGSQFVDFWKFSNEGHPSPSSGSSPPSVPSTADADGATCELVLVHQQKHYVRVNCLDCLDRTNLVQSMIAINILPQMIRYVLGHGEEMNLSDDEDEYEDEDDGSDGARGNGEFHCSVERCKHMWVELGISLSRLYAGSDPHFVDFLLTGEWGPATFDVVRIALRRWWQQNFFDGQKQDAVSLLTCQHDPALFHTQFESPFSRNFSGLNRMVLGGMAAAVLATLVSFSMLFVPRYWMRGEILFFVIFWMSYIALTISRILKDGVSYTNYPLLK